The proteins below come from a single Ictalurus furcatus strain D&B chromosome 15, Billie_1.0, whole genome shotgun sequence genomic window:
- the LOC128619349 gene encoding chemokine XC receptor 1-like: METPLERQYGFEYNDSFNYPYYNEVPCNNRYEAEYRHIAIPIILCIVIALSLLGNILVIVISVFCRNIRSLTNIFIINLALSDLLFTVGLVVTVGLPFRVYYEYSWGWTFGDAMCKVIHFALSAGFYSSMVFLVLMSIQHYMAVVHPLSRWKKGRCFTLVLVILWVVSVLAALPGSVHSIPISDSESLLLLYCTSNSNTVFVAVSYEESIVFVCTFVVMAFCYIRILQTIFKSPTNRRHRTTGLAFFLVATFFICWAPYNIMNFLHVLIHHEIKFITQCEDLRLQYASYICQLLAFTRCCLNPVIYGLFGLKFHKTAREVFQRRATLNVAQMRMVDCHSDS, translated from the exons ATGG AAACACCGTTGGAGCGTCAGTATGGATTTGAGtataatgattcatttaattatccTTATTATAATGAAGTTCCCTGTAACAACAGATATGAGGCTGAATATAGACACATTGCAATTCCCATAATCCTCTGCATTGTGATCGCCCTCAGTCTCTTGGGTAACATCCTGGTTATTGTAATCAGTGTATTCTGTAGGAATATTAGATCACTGAccaacatcttcatcatcaacTTGGCTCTGTCAGACCTGCTGTTCACCGTCGGACTGGTGGTCACTGTCGGACTGCCGTTCCGGGTCTACTACGAATATTCCTGGGGTTGGACTTTTGGAGATGCAATGTGTAAAGTTATCCACTTCGCTTTGTCAGCTGGATTTTACAGCAGCATGGTGTTCCTGGTGCTGATGAGCATTCAGCACTACATGGCCGTAGTGCACCCACTCTCACGCTGGAAGAAAGGACGCTGCTTCACACTCGTTCTCGTCATCCTGTGGGTGGTGAGCGTCTTGGCAGCGTTGCCAGGTTCAGTGCACAGCATACCAATCTCTGATTCAGAAAGCCTTCTTTTATTATACTGCACGTCCAACAGCAATACTGTGTTTGTTGCTGTCTCATATGAAGAGAGCATTGTTTTTGTGTGCACCTTTGTGGTCATGGCTTTTTGCTACATCAGGATTCTTCAAACCATCTTCAAGTCACCAACAAACCGGAGACACAGAACTACTGGACTCGCCTTCTTTCTGGTAGCTACGTTCTTTATTTGTTGGGCTCCTTATAACATAATGAATTTTCTTCACGTCTTAATTCATCATGAGATCAAGTTTATCACACAGTGTGAAGACTTACGTCTCCAATACGCCAGCTACATCTGCCAACTTTTGGCTTTCACCCGATGCTGCCTCAATCCAGTGATCTATGGGTTATTTGGTCTAAAATTCCATAAGACAGCGCGAGAGGTTTTTCAAAGGCGAGCTACTTTAAACGTTGCACAAATGAGGATGGTAGATTGCCATTCTGACAGTTAA